GCTGCGGGAGGCGCGCGAGCAGGAGGCGGCAGAGCGCGAGAAGCTCGCGGCCGAGGGCAGCGCGGCGCCCTGACGGCGCCACGACGGCGGGGGTAGGCTCGCGGCATGGCTATCGCGAGACTGCACGGCGGACCCCTCGACGGACAGGTCCTGCCCCTGGATTCCCCCGACCTCGACCAGCTGATCATGCCCTATGCGGAGGGTCAGCTCGTCTACCGTCGCGAGGGCGCGGCCGAGAACACCGGCGACGACGACGGACCCACCTCGTTCGACTTCCACTTCGATGGCGAGGTCGGCGACATCAACTCGACCGACGACGACGAGCCCAAGGCCGCAGATCGGTGATGCGGGCATGACCGAGCCGACGCGCTTCGTCGAGGTCGAGCGCAA
This genomic interval from Microbacterium sediminis contains the following:
- a CDS encoding response regulator is translated as MAIARLHGGPLDGQVLPLDSPDLDQLIMPYAEGQLVYRREGAAENTGDDDGPTSFDFHFDGEVGDINSTDDDEPKAADR